A genomic stretch from Candidatus Thiothrix anitrata includes:
- a CDS encoding sensor histidine kinase yields MPAFNGKILSYLPNLCVPQALLRTVLAAEFLAIILALTVASDLSDFFVKLGLHSLFVQWVVLASTFTLCLIGRIIVNPETPRATGVVLGVVALFTLLASVLGLVLAGGQGDLLDKLAVSGLFIIKNLVIALVITLVLLRYFYIHNQWEATVESDSAAKYDALQARMRPHFLFNSLNTIAHLVHKDPQRAEDALLDLADIMRLTLDKRSRISLREELELTLAYLRMEGLRLGERRLHVKLDMDRNSLPMEMDIPPFLLQPLVENAVYHGIQPRQDGGLLTVSLYDAGGRLDVAVTNPLPPAGVSTHSKGNHIAQENLVNRLRLAYGDRANLKIQKNPNTQQYRVSFSIPKE; encoded by the coding sequence ATGCCAGCATTTAATGGAAAAATATTGAGCTATCTGCCGAACTTGTGCGTGCCGCAGGCGTTGTTACGCACAGTATTGGCTGCGGAGTTCTTAGCGATTATCTTGGCCTTGACTGTGGCATCAGACCTGAGTGATTTTTTCGTCAAGCTGGGGCTGCACTCGTTATTTGTGCAGTGGGTGGTGTTGGCTTCTACTTTTACGCTATGTCTGATTGGGCGGATTATTGTTAACCCGGAAACGCCACGGGCTACCGGTGTTGTGTTGGGTGTGGTGGCGTTGTTCACTTTATTGGCTTCGGTATTGGGGTTGGTATTGGCAGGCGGCCAAGGTGATTTGCTGGATAAACTGGCAGTCAGTGGTTTGTTTATTATCAAAAACTTGGTGATTGCTTTGGTGATTACCTTGGTATTGCTGCGCTATTTTTACATCCACAATCAGTGGGAAGCTACGGTCGAATCGGATTCTGCCGCTAAGTACGATGCGTTGCAGGCACGGATGCGACCGCATTTTTTGTTTAATAGTTTAAACACGATTGCGCACTTGGTTCACAAGGATCCACAGCGTGCAGAAGATGCGTTATTGGATTTAGCCGATATTATGCGTCTAACACTCGACAAACGGTCGAGGATTTCTCTTCGGGAAGAGCTAGAGTTAACACTTGCCTATTTGCGTATGGAAGGTTTGCGTTTGGGAGAGAGACGCTTGCACGTTAAGTTGGATATGGATCGTAATAGTTTGCCGATGGAAATGGATATTCCGCCGTTTCTATTACAGCCATTGGTAGAAAATGCGGTGTACCACGGTATCCAGCCCCGTCAAGATGGTGGTTTGTTAACTGTCAGTCTTTACGATGCGGGTGGGCGTTTGGATGTGGCTGTGACAAACCCGTTGCCGCCAGCGGGTGTGAGTACGCATTCTAAGGGTAATCACATTGCCCAAGAAAATCTGGTGAACCGTTTGCGTCTAGCTTATGGTGATCGAGCCAATCTTAAAATACAAAAAAATCCTAATACGCAGCAGTACCGCGTCTCATTTTCCATCCCCAAGGAGTAG
- a CDS encoding LytR/AlgR family response regulator transcription factor, protein MTLKVLVVDDEEYARERIKGLLATQMDYAVCAEAENGVEAVMMAERYLPDIVLMDISMPAMDGLEAARHLSGMDSPPAVIFTTAYGEYALEAFSTKATGYLMKPIRQEQLLQSLEQARTLNRAQRLEALEGRDNRSFLSRKHICARMRGNLELIPIEEVVYFQADQKYVTVRHKKGEVIIEESLKSLETDLADRFIRIHRNALVAKTAISGLSKSSIGRTQVILDNVKDQLEVSRRHLAEVRRFVRNR, encoded by the coding sequence ATGACATTAAAAGTGTTGGTCGTTGATGATGAAGAATATGCCCGCGAACGGATTAAGGGGTTGTTGGCGACTCAGATGGATTATGCAGTTTGTGCCGAAGCCGAAAACGGGGTCGAGGCCGTGATGATGGCGGAACGCTATTTGCCTGACATAGTGTTAATGGATATTTCCATGCCAGCGATGGATGGATTGGAAGCAGCACGTCATTTGTCAGGCATGGATAGCCCGCCAGCCGTCATATTCACCACAGCGTATGGTGAATATGCTTTAGAAGCATTCTCAACAAAAGCAACAGGGTATCTTATGAAACCGATTAGACAAGAACAATTATTACAAAGTCTGGAACAAGCCCGTACCTTGAATCGTGCGCAACGTTTAGAAGCGTTGGAAGGGCGTGATAACAGGAGTTTCCTGTCACGTAAGCACATTTGCGCACGGATGCGCGGCAACCTTGAGCTGATCCCTATTGAGGAGGTGGTTTATTTCCAGGCAGATCAAAAGTACGTCACAGTGCGTCACAAGAAAGGTGAGGTGATTATTGAGGAGTCTCTGAAATCCTTGGAAACTGATTTGGCTGACCGCTTTATTCGTATTCACCGAAACGCGCTCGTGGCGAAAACGGCTATTTCTGGCTTGTCTAAGTCATCCATTGGGCGCACCCAAGTGATTTTGGATAATGTGAAAGATCAGTTGGAAGTTAGTCGTCGTCATTTGGCGGAAGTGCGTCGTTTTGTCCGTAATCGTTGA
- a CDS encoding thioredoxin family protein encodes MKHIISPLNKALQRILSTFAILTVLLTGACGNATTLEETYDFQALGKEMNAKKLPLLLAFRADYCTFCRQLETEYLIPMSKNAGYNERVIIRSFSLGKVETITDFDGKRMEADTFTAKHGVTLTPTLLFLDSTGKAIAEPLLGYTSPDFYGAYLEDAINTAHTTVK; translated from the coding sequence ATGAAACACATTATATCGCCCCTTAACAAAGCGTTGCAACGCATATTGTCGACATTTGCAATATTGACAGTATTACTCACCGGAGCTTGCGGAAATGCCACAACACTAGAGGAAACATACGATTTTCAAGCATTAGGCAAAGAGATGAATGCTAAAAAGCTGCCGTTACTGCTGGCGTTCCGTGCCGACTACTGCACCTTCTGTCGACAACTTGAAACAGAATACCTCATTCCCATGAGCAAAAATGCCGGTTACAACGAGCGGGTCATTATTCGCAGCTTCAGCTTAGGTAAAGTTGAAACGATTACTGACTTTGATGGAAAGCGCATGGAAGCCGATACTTTTACAGCCAAACATGGCGTAACACTCACGCCGACACTACTCTTTTTAGATTCAACAGGAAAAGCCATTGCGGAACCTCTGTTAGGCTACACCAGTCCTGATTTTTACGGGGCTTATTTAGAGGATGCCATCAATACAGCACACACGACTGTGAAATAA
- the argH gene encoding argininosuccinate lyase gives MNGKPIDSAKDKPWGGRFSESTDAFVEEFTASINFDKRLYKHDIQGSRAHAQMLGKVGLLNTNEVEQILSGLDAIEHLADNNQLEWKVSLEDVHMNVEARLTDRIGIAGKKLHTGRSRNDQVATDVRLWLRDQVDGISHELRRLQRALVDLAEREADTILPGFTHLQVAQPITFGHHMLAWFEMLQRDFERLQDCRKRINVMPLGAAALAGTTYPIDREYTAQLLGFERPARNSLDAVSDRDFAIEFTSAASLIMMHLSRFSEELVLWTSAQFDFIRLPDRFCTGSSIMPQKKNPDVPELVRGKSGRVFGHLIALLTLMKGQPLAYNKDNQEDKEPLFDTVDTLLGSLRAFADMMPHVQPKADKMRQSAMKGFSTATDLADYLVRKGLPFRDAHEVVGKAVALGVETGRDLSEMHLEELQSFAAVITADVFEVLTLEGSVAARDHLGGTAPAQVKRQVLAARELLG, from the coding sequence ATGAACGGAAAACCAATCGATTCCGCCAAGGATAAACCTTGGGGCGGACGCTTTAGCGAATCCACCGACGCTTTCGTCGAAGAATTCACCGCATCCATTAACTTTGATAAGCGTTTGTACAAACACGACATCCAAGGCTCCCGCGCTCATGCTCAAATGCTTGGCAAAGTAGGGCTATTAAACACCAATGAAGTTGAACAAATCCTGAGCGGCCTCGATGCAATCGAGCACTTAGCCGACAATAATCAACTGGAATGGAAAGTATCGCTGGAAGATGTCCACATGAATGTGGAAGCACGCCTTACCGACCGCATCGGCATTGCCGGTAAAAAACTGCACACCGGACGCTCACGTAATGACCAAGTAGCCACTGACGTGCGCTTGTGGTTGCGCGATCAAGTGGATGGCATTAGCCACGAGTTACGCCGTTTGCAACGTGCGTTAGTTGACTTGGCAGAACGCGAAGCTGACACCATCCTCCCCGGCTTTACTCACTTGCAGGTGGCGCAACCCATTACCTTTGGACATCACATGCTGGCATGGTTTGAAATGCTGCAACGTGATTTCGAGCGGCTGCAAGATTGCCGTAAACGCATTAACGTTATGCCACTGGGTGCGGCAGCATTGGCAGGCACGACCTACCCGATTGACCGCGAATACACCGCTCAATTACTAGGCTTTGAACGCCCTGCACGTAATTCCTTGGATGCAGTGAGCGATCGTGATTTCGCGATTGAATTCACCTCAGCGGCATCGCTGATTATGATGCATCTGTCGCGCTTTTCTGAAGAATTAGTGCTGTGGACTTCGGCGCAATTTGATTTTATCCGCTTGCCAGACCGTTTCTGCACCGGCTCATCCATTATGCCGCAAAAGAAAAACCCGGATGTTCCTGAACTGGTTCGCGGCAAAAGCGGGCGGGTTTTCGGGCATTTAATCGCGCTGTTAACCCTGATGAAAGGTCAGCCACTGGCGTACAACAAAGACAATCAGGAAGACAAAGAACCCTTGTTTGATACTGTAGATACGCTATTAGGCAGCTTACGGGCGTTTGCTGACATGATGCCGCACGTACAACCCAAAGCTGACAAAATGCGCCAATCTGCCATGAAAGGCTTTTCCACTGCAACAGACTTGGCAGATTATTTAGTACGAAAAGGTTTGCCATTCCGCGATGCCCACGAAGTCGTTGGCAAAGCGGTTGCACTCGGCGTGGAAACCGGACGCGATTTAAGCGAAATGCACTTGGAAGAGCTGCAAAGCTTCGCTGCAGTTATCACTGCTGATGTCTTTGAGGTATTAACCCTTGAAGGCTCGGTCGCCGCACGTGATCACCTTGGCGGCACAGCACCAGCGCAAGTCAAGCGACAAGTACTGGCTGCACGCGAATTACTGGGTTAA
- a CDS encoding signal peptidase II, producing MAAALSLVLGGAIGNLIDRLMYGKVIDFIDVYFDIPFVMDNYHFATFNVADIAITCGAMVLVFLSLFTNDLES from the coding sequence ATGGCGGCAGCATTGTCATTGGTACTGGGTGGTGCGATTGGCAACCTGATTGATCGCTTGATGTACGGTAAAGTTATTGACTTTATTGATGTTTATTTCGATATTCCATTCGTGATGGATAACTACCATTTCGCGACTTTTAACGTGGCGGATATTGCGATTACGTGTGGTGCGATGGTTTTGGTATTTTTGAGTTTGTTCACCAACGATCTTGAATCTTGA
- a CDS encoding signal peptidase II — translation MTLAYNYGAAFSFLGDQDGWQRWFFAILAVAVCGHYYQLVT, via the coding sequence ATGACGTTGGCGTACAATTATGGCGCGGCATTCAGCTTTTTAGGTGATCAGGATGGCTGGCAACGCTGGTTTTTTGCGATTTTAGCCGTCGCAGTGTGCGGTCATTATTATCAATTGGTTACGTAA
- the mutL gene encoding DNA mismatch repair endonuclease MutL — translation MPIRQLPSHLINQIAAGEVVERPASVVKELLENALDAGSTRIEIDIEQGGSKRIRIRDNGSGIPCEELALALSRHATSKIASLDDLEQVRSLGFRGEALPSIASVSRLILSSRHQTAENGWSLFGDGQDAFGSPEPSAHAIGTSVDVADLFFNTPARRKFLKTEKTEFGHIEDTVRRIALSRFDVSFELNHNQKNTLRLRAADDRSGAERRIAEICGSAFVEQSLYLDYEAAGLRLWGWVGLPTFSRSQADLQYFYVNSRHVRDRLISHAVKQAYQDVMYHGRHPAFVLFLELNPQLVDANAHPTKQEVRFREGRLVHDFLFRTLHQALADIRPGDEVDAPVQIPAQVPDTPHPNLPPQGGKGQESTPSRPVYQAHYQPRLQMPVREQMAVYQQLCQPVENVTPVNSTETTDLPPLGYAIAQLHGIYILAQNADGLIIVDMHAAHERITYEYLKQSMAQDAIRSQPLLVPSTVNVSKKEADYAEQHADTFRTLGFELDRLGMEKLTIRAVPSLLKASDAEALVRDVLADLITHGSSNRIQHAMNEILATMACHGSVRANRKLSIPEMNALLRDMERTERSGQCNHGRPTWTSMTLDHIDKLFLRGR, via the coding sequence ATGCCGATACGCCAGCTTCCCAGCCACCTGATCAACCAAATCGCCGCAGGCGAGGTGGTTGAACGCCCTGCTTCCGTGGTCAAGGAATTGCTGGAAAACGCGCTCGATGCGGGGTCTACCCGCATTGAGATCGACATTGAGCAAGGCGGCAGCAAACGCATTCGCATCCGCGACAATGGCAGCGGCATTCCCTGCGAAGAGTTGGCATTGGCGTTAAGCCGTCACGCCACCAGCAAAATTGCCAGTCTTGACGATCTGGAACAAGTGCGTAGCCTCGGTTTTCGCGGCGAAGCGTTGCCCAGTATCGCATCGGTTTCACGGCTGATACTGAGTTCTCGCCACCAAACGGCAGAAAATGGCTGGTCATTGTTCGGTGATGGGCAAGATGCTTTCGGCTCACCTGAACCCAGCGCACACGCTATCGGTACTAGCGTCGATGTCGCTGATTTATTTTTTAACACGCCCGCACGCCGTAAATTCCTCAAAACCGAAAAAACCGAATTCGGGCACATTGAAGACACGGTAAGACGCATCGCACTCAGCCGCTTTGATGTCAGTTTTGAACTTAACCACAACCAAAAAAACACCTTACGGTTACGCGCAGCCGATGATCGCAGTGGTGCAGAACGCCGGATTGCAGAAATCTGTGGCAGCGCATTTGTGGAACAAAGTTTATATCTGGATTACGAAGCTGCTGGCTTACGTCTGTGGGGCTGGGTTGGGTTGCCAACGTTTTCACGTTCGCAAGCAGACCTGCAATATTTTTACGTCAATAGCCGTCATGTGCGGGATCGTTTGATTAGCCATGCAGTGAAACAAGCCTACCAAGACGTGATGTACCACGGGCGGCATCCGGCTTTCGTGCTGTTTTTAGAGCTAAATCCGCAACTGGTGGATGCTAATGCGCACCCGACCAAGCAGGAAGTGCGGTTTCGGGAAGGTCGTTTAGTACACGACTTTTTGTTTCGTACCTTGCATCAGGCTTTGGCGGATATTCGACCGGGCGATGAGGTGGATGCGCCAGTGCAGATTCCGGCACAAGTGCCGGATACCCCCCATCCCAACCTTCCCCCGCAAGGGGGGAAGGGGCAAGAGAGCACCCCTTCACGTCCGGTTTATCAGGCGCACTATCAGCCGCGCTTGCAAATGCCTGTGCGTGAGCAAATGGCGGTTTATCAACAGCTCTGCCAACCTGTCGAAAACGTCACACCAGTAAACAGCACCGAAACAACCGACCTCCCGCCACTCGGCTACGCTATCGCCCAACTGCACGGCATTTACATCCTAGCGCAAAACGCTGACGGCTTAATCATCGTCGATATGCACGCCGCCCACGAACGCATTACCTACGAATACCTCAAGCAAAGCATGGCGCAAGACGCGATTCGCTCCCAACCGTTACTGGTTCCCAGCACCGTGAATGTCAGCAAAAAAGAAGCCGATTACGCCGAACAACATGCTGATACCTTCCGCACCTTGGGATTTGAGCTGGATCGTTTAGGTATGGAAAAACTCACGATCCGCGCCGTGCCCAGTTTGTTAAAAGCCTCGGATGCGGAAGCACTGGTGCGCGATGTGTTAGCTGATTTGATTACCCACGGCTCCAGCAATCGCATTCAACACGCCATGAACGAAATTCTCGCTACGATGGCTTGCCACGGCTCAGTACGTGCCAACCGTAAACTCAGCATTCCCGAAATGAATGCTTTATTACGCGATATGGAACGCACCGAACGCAGCGGGCAATGCAATCATGGTCGTCCAACGTGGACAAGTATGACGCTGGATCACATCGACAAGCTATTCTTGCGAGGGCGATGA
- the ileS gene encoding isoleucine--tRNA ligase: MTDYKHTLNLPTTDFPMRGDLAKREPGMLAQWESTQLYQRLRTHAAGRPSFILHDGPPYANGAIHIGHAVNKILKDMIVKSKTLSGFDAPYVPGWDCHGLPIELKVEALLGKVGDKVDAQAFRQACRAYATEQIDQQRKDFKRLGVLGDWENPYLTMDFQTEADIVRALGRIAANGHLLKGAKPVHWCTDCGSALAEAEVEYADKTSFSIDVRFSVVDEAAWLQRVPEAAGQGDLAVVIWTTTPWTLPANQAVALNPELIYVVVQTPSERLVLAEALYESVLQRAEIAEANVIARCAGSQLEGLLLQHPFYARHVPVILGEHVTTDAGTGAVHTAPGHGQEDFVVGLKYGLPVDNPVGSDGCFLPNTELFAGESVHKANPHVLEVLTERGKLLKADKLRHSYPHCWRHKTPLIFRATPQWFISLDQNGLRAQALAAIQNVKWMPDWGKARIESMVQNRPDWCISRQRTWGVPIALFVHKETGELHPQTPALIEAIANRIEQGGIDAWFQMEPEALLGKDAAHYDKVKDTLDVWFDSGVTHAAVLERRAGLHFPADVYLEGSDQHRGWFQSSLLSAMGTRGEAPYRTVLTHGFVVDAKGEKMSKSKGNIVAPQEVTGKLGADILRLWVASTDYSREMSVSDEILKRTADAYRRIRNTARFLLANLNDFDPATDTVAAHDMLPLDRWVVDQAAQVQDKVLLAYERFQFHLIAQEVLNFCTVELGSLFLDITKDRQYTMQAGSLGRRSAQTAAWHILQAMVRWLAPVLSFTAEEIWQHLPGEKAESVLFVQWYDGLFRLDASDKLSANEWSYVFALRELVSKQLEEVRAAGKIGAGLSADVDIYYRQAVREPGTDPLVKLGDELRFVLITSAAHLHDIADVPADAIEVLDHVFVRVRPSEHAKCVRCWHHRDDVGTHADHPELCGRCIENVDGAGEVREYA; this comes from the coding sequence ATGACGGACTACAAGCATACCCTTAACCTGCCAACCACGGATTTCCCCATGCGAGGTGATCTCGCCAAGCGTGAACCGGGAATGTTAGCGCAGTGGGAAAGTACCCAGCTTTATCAGCGTTTGCGCACTCATGCCGCAGGCCGCCCGTCTTTTATTTTGCACGATGGCCCACCGTATGCGAACGGTGCGATTCACATTGGTCATGCAGTTAATAAAATCCTCAAAGACATGATTGTGAAAAGCAAAACCCTGAGCGGTTTTGACGCGCCTTATGTGCCGGGGTGGGATTGCCACGGCTTGCCGATTGAACTCAAGGTCGAAGCACTGTTAGGTAAAGTTGGCGATAAAGTGGATGCGCAGGCATTCCGTCAGGCGTGCCGTGCTTACGCGACTGAACAAATTGATCAGCAGCGCAAGGATTTTAAACGCTTGGGCGTACTGGGTGATTGGGAAAATCCTTATCTGACGATGGACTTCCAAACTGAAGCCGACATTGTGCGGGCGTTGGGGCGTATTGCTGCCAATGGGCATTTGCTCAAGGGCGCAAAGCCGGTGCATTGGTGTACTGATTGCGGTTCGGCTTTGGCAGAAGCGGAAGTGGAATACGCGGACAAAACCTCGTTTTCGATTGATGTGCGTTTTAGCGTGGTTGATGAAGCCGCATGGTTGCAGCGCGTACCCGAAGCCGCAGGGCAGGGCGATTTGGCAGTGGTGATTTGGACGACTACGCCGTGGACATTGCCTGCAAACCAAGCGGTTGCGTTGAACCCGGAATTGATTTACGTGGTGGTGCAAACCCCATCTGAGCGTCTGGTATTGGCGGAAGCCTTGTACGAATCGGTGCTACAACGCGCCGAGATTGCTGAGGCCAACGTGATTGCACGTTGCGCGGGGAGTCAGTTAGAAGGCTTGTTGTTGCAGCATCCGTTTTATGCGCGTCATGTGCCGGTCATCTTGGGCGAACACGTTACCACGGATGCGGGTACAGGCGCGGTACACACTGCACCGGGTCACGGGCAGGAAGACTTCGTGGTCGGTTTGAAATACGGCTTGCCGGTGGATAATCCGGTGGGTAGTGACGGTTGTTTCTTGCCGAATACCGAATTGTTTGCGGGTGAATCAGTGCATAAAGCCAATCCGCATGTGCTGGAAGTGCTGACTGAGCGCGGTAAGTTATTGAAAGCGGATAAATTACGCCACAGTTACCCGCATTGCTGGCGGCATAAAACTCCGCTGATTTTCCGCGCAACTCCACAATGGTTTATCAGTCTTGATCAAAACGGTTTGCGGGCGCAGGCATTAGCCGCGATCCAAAACGTCAAGTGGATGCCGGATTGGGGTAAAGCGCGAATCGAAAGCATGGTACAAAACCGCCCGGATTGGTGTATTTCCCGGCAGCGCACTTGGGGTGTGCCGATTGCGTTATTTGTCCATAAAGAAACCGGTGAATTACACCCACAAACCCCTGCTTTGATTGAAGCCATTGCGAACCGCATTGAACAGGGCGGCATTGATGCGTGGTTCCAAATGGAGCCGGAAGCCTTGCTGGGTAAGGATGCGGCACACTACGACAAGGTGAAAGATACCTTAGATGTGTGGTTTGATTCCGGGGTGACGCACGCGGCGGTGCTGGAGCGTCGTGCCGGATTGCATTTCCCGGCGGATGTGTATTTGGAAGGTTCAGATCAGCATCGGGGCTGGTTCCAGTCGTCATTATTATCGGCGATGGGGACGCGCGGCGAAGCACCGTATCGCACAGTATTAACCCACGGTTTCGTGGTGGATGCCAAGGGCGAGAAAATGTCCAAATCCAAGGGCAATATCGTCGCACCGCAAGAAGTTACCGGGAAGTTGGGGGCGGATATTTTACGCTTGTGGGTGGCTTCCACGGATTACAGTCGCGAAATGTCGGTTTCCGATGAAATTTTGAAGCGCACGGCGGATGCGTATCGGCGGATTCGTAATACCGCACGTTTCTTGCTGGCGAACCTGAATGATTTTGATCCTGCAACAGATACGGTAGCCGCGCACGATATGTTGCCGTTGGATCGTTGGGTGGTGGATCAGGCCGCGCAAGTGCAGGATAAAGTGCTGCTGGCGTATGAGCGGTTTCAGTTCCATTTAATTGCGCAAGAAGTGTTGAATTTCTGCACGGTGGAGCTGGGCAGTTTGTTCTTGGATATTACCAAGGATCGTCAATACACCATGCAGGCGGGCAGTTTGGGACGGCGTTCTGCACAAACCGCCGCTTGGCATATTTTGCAGGCAATGGTGCGCTGGCTTGCACCGGTATTGAGTTTTACGGCGGAGGAAATTTGGCAACACTTGCCGGGTGAAAAAGCCGAGTCAGTCTTGTTTGTACAGTGGTATGACGGTTTATTCCGCTTGGATGCTTCTGATAAATTATCCGCAAACGAGTGGAGTTACGTGTTTGCCTTGCGCGAATTGGTGAGCAAGCAGTTGGAAGAAGTGCGTGCTGCCGGGAAAATCGGTGCGGGTTTGAGTGCTGACGTGGATATTTATTACCGTCAGGCGGTGCGTGAACCTGGAACAGATCCGTTGGTTAAGCTGGGTGATGAATTGCGTTTTGTGTTGATTACTTCAGCCGCGCATTTGCACGATATTGCTGATGTGCCTGCGGATGCGATTGAAGTGCTGGATCATGTGTTTGTGCGGGTGCGTCCTTCCGAACATGCAAAATGTGTACGTTGCTGGCATCACCGTGACGATGTAGGTACTCATGCAGATCATCCTGAATTATGCGGGCGTTGCATTGAGAATGTGGATGGTGCTGGGGAGGTGCGTGAGTATGCGTAG
- a CDS encoding S1C family serine protease — translation MRHAIILSTALACLGVSTSHQLLAEIGLAPAIHATTQPATPAGEPPAQPNAPATNPAANAAPAPATTTALQPMDVTQDGNDPREKIKNAVVKIHVVQHVHNTLSPWNSDSRQGSGSGLLIEGNLILTNAHVIANATFLEVQRHGETKRYEAEVIYVSHESDLALVRPKAVDTYKDIPALELGDLPKMQQQVEVYGFPIGGNTLSVTRGVVSRIEKQNYVHTGENLIAVQVDAAINFGNSGGPVISDGKVVGVAMQSNFLTENIGYMIPIPIIRHVLNDVKDGKVDGYGFHGFLTQSLENPSMRRRYGLQDQQTGILVHKIYKKSPADGKIQIGDIVTEIDGHKLENNGTVEFRPGEFIDHTHYIDMHQIGENITFKIIRQGQTQDVSLLLDKPGREYLLVKPNQYDKQPSYFIFGGFVFVPLNQDVIDAMEGTPARIGALTYEAPDEQRKEAVILSQVLPADINKDHHRDSRILIEKMDSVTIQSFRDLFERIQASTADFITLEGADDYQIVIDRKEALARQPDILKQYGISADRSKDLQAPAGSTVNTTTAVTPAAVTPTLTTAPTTPPVAAKPEAAPTPAVVVTPPPSPATPPAATAPTAPTPMPPSTPPAR, via the coding sequence ATGCGCCATGCCATCATTCTTTCAACGGCACTCGCTTGCCTTGGGGTTAGCACATCACATCAGTTATTAGCAGAAATCGGCCTAGCCCCTGCTATTCACGCAACAACCCAACCCGCCACGCCAGCCGGGGAACCGCCTGCGCAACCCAATGCTCCGGCAACCAATCCTGCTGCGAATGCTGCACCAGCTCCAGCTACCACCACGGCATTACAACCAATGGATGTTACCCAAGACGGTAACGACCCACGCGAAAAAATCAAAAATGCGGTGGTCAAAATTCATGTGGTGCAACACGTTCACAACACTTTATCCCCCTGGAATTCCGATTCACGCCAAGGCTCTGGCTCTGGCTTGCTGATTGAAGGCAATCTGATTTTAACCAATGCTCACGTCATCGCGAATGCCACATTCCTAGAAGTACAGCGTCACGGCGAAACCAAACGCTACGAAGCCGAAGTTATCTACGTTTCCCACGAATCTGACCTAGCGTTGGTACGCCCGAAAGCAGTCGACACTTACAAAGACATTCCGGCATTGGAACTGGGCGATCTACCCAAAATGCAGCAACAAGTGGAAGTGTACGGCTTCCCGATTGGCGGCAACACCTTGAGCGTAACGCGCGGGGTGGTTTCACGCATCGAAAAACAAAATTACGTGCATACCGGCGAAAACCTAATCGCAGTGCAGGTTGACGCAGCAATTAACTTCGGCAACAGCGGCGGCCCGGTGATTTCTGATGGCAAAGTGGTGGGGGTTGCGATGCAATCCAACTTCCTGACCGAAAACATTGGTTACATGATCCCCATCCCGATTATTCGCCACGTATTGAATGACGTGAAAGATGGCAAAGTTGACGGTTACGGCTTCCACGGCTTCTTAACACAATCGCTGGAAAACCCATCCATGCGTCGTCGCTACGGTTTGCAAGACCAACAAACCGGGATTTTAGTGCATAAAATTTACAAAAAATCCCCGGCGGACGGCAAAATTCAAATCGGTGATATTGTGACCGAAATTGACGGACACAAACTCGAAAACAATGGCACGGTTGAATTCCGCCCCGGCGAATTTATCGACCACACCCATTACATCGACATGCATCAGATTGGCGAAAACATCACCTTCAAAATCATTCGCCAAGGCCAGACACAAGATGTCAGCTTGTTACTCGACAAACCAGGCAGAGAATACCTACTAGTCAAACCTAACCAGTACGACAAACAACCCAGCTACTTCATCTTTGGCGGCTTTGTGTTCGTGCCATTAAACCAAGACGTGATCGACGCAATGGAAGGCACACCAGCACGCATTGGCGCACTCACCTACGAAGCCCCGGATGAGCAACGCAAAGAAGCCGTCATCCTGTCACAGGTTCTCCCCGCTGACATCAACAAAGATCATCACCGGGACTCCCGCATTCTGATTGAGAAAATGGATAGTGTAACAATTCAGAGTTTCCGGGACTTATTCGAGCGCATTCAAGCATCTACCGCTGATTTCATCACCCTCGAAGGCGCGGATGATTACCAAATCGTGATTGATCGCAAGGAAGCTCTAGCTCGTCAACCCGATATTCTCAAACAATACGGTATTAGTGCAGATCGCTCCAAAGACTTACAAGCACCAGCAGGCAGCACTGTTAACACCACCACTGCAGTTACACCAGCCGCTGTCACTCCGACACTAACAACAGCACCAACCACGCCACCCGTCGCAGCCAAACCGGAAGCAGCACCAACACCGGCTGTAGTTGTTACGCCACCGCCAAGCCCAGCTACACCACCAGCGGCGACTGCACCTACTGCTCCGACACCAATGCCGCCTAGCACACCTCCGGCACGCTAA